A window from Phycisphaerae bacterium encodes these proteins:
- a CDS encoding App1 family protein: MAQSGIAPDEEVIFFNTAARLDTVAAQWVVPIHGWIFEPETDSIRRMVVLAALRAALDVDDEHAGERLFNRRAAAFLVDNESGKTLTLRIGDRTATVGPSEQNGHLTGSVRLSLEEADRLSRPDKYGRQWVEFDAVTPKSDKRRFSARAVLAPPAGLSVISDIDDTVKITQVSDLEEVIENTFLKPYRPVPGMAKLYQRWAQQGAIIHFISASPWQLYAPLTEFTNEHGFPDVTFHLKTFYWKDSRFLSLFADPLEYKLGVVEPVIESFPQRQFILVGDSGEKDPEAYGTLARKYPDRVVFILIRAIENESPDAVRFQTAFEGVPRQRWHVFVDADELANVALPGIATTRPATASHGAPATTDKAKE; this comes from the coding sequence GTGGCACAATCCGGCATTGCTCCGGACGAGGAGGTTATCTTCTTCAACACTGCTGCCCGCCTCGATACCGTCGCCGCGCAGTGGGTTGTGCCGATCCATGGCTGGATCTTCGAGCCCGAAACCGACTCCATCCGCCGTATGGTCGTGTTGGCGGCCCTGCGAGCGGCGCTGGATGTGGATGACGAACATGCCGGCGAGAGGCTCTTCAACCGGCGAGCTGCGGCTTTCCTGGTGGACAACGAGAGCGGCAAGACTCTGACGCTCCGAATCGGCGACCGAACGGCAACCGTCGGCCCATCGGAACAGAACGGGCACCTCACCGGCAGCGTCAGGCTGTCGCTTGAGGAGGCCGACCGGTTGTCCCGGCCGGACAAGTATGGCCGGCAATGGGTCGAGTTCGATGCGGTGACGCCCAAATCGGACAAGCGGCGCTTTTCGGCCAGGGCCGTGCTGGCCCCGCCCGCGGGCCTCTCCGTGATCTCCGACATTGACGACACAGTCAAAATCACGCAGGTGAGCGATCTTGAAGAGGTGATCGAGAACACGTTCCTCAAGCCGTATCGGCCGGTACCCGGCATGGCGAAGCTGTACCAACGATGGGCGCAGCAGGGCGCGATCATCCATTTCATTTCCGCCAGTCCCTGGCAATTGTATGCACCGTTAACGGAGTTCACGAACGAGCACGGCTTCCCCGACGTAACGTTTCATCTCAAAACCTTCTATTGGAAGGACTCGCGATTCCTGTCGCTCTTCGCCGACCCGCTTGAGTACAAGCTGGGGGTCGTCGAGCCGGTCATCGAGTCGTTTCCGCAACGGCAGTTCATCCTTGTCGGCGATTCGGGCGAGAAGGATCCGGAAGCGTACGGCACGCTTGCGCGAAAGTACCCGGACCGGGTGGTTTTCATTCTGATTCGAGCAATCGAAAATGAGTCTCCTGACGCCGTGCGTTTCCAGACTGCGTTTGAAGGTGTTCCTCGACAGCGCTGGCATGTCTTCGTGGATGCCGACGAACTTGCCAACGTGGCCTTGCCCGGCATCGCGACCACTCGCCCGGCGACTGCGTCTCATGGTGCTCCGGCAACAACCGACAAGGCGAAAGAATGA
- a CDS encoding EutN/CcmL family microcompartment protein has translation MFIGKVTGTVVASQKVKSVIGRKLLLVQAMNVKADAPGALETTGRTAVAIDTVGAGEGELVLVTQGSSARLTETTGDVPTDAVIIGIIDAIQMKDQEIYKKQG, from the coding sequence ATGTTCATCGGCAAAGTGACTGGAACCGTTGTGGCATCGCAGAAGGTCAAGAGCGTGATTGGTAGGAAGCTCTTGCTTGTCCAGGCGATGAATGTCAAAGCTGACGCGCCGGGGGCGCTGGAAACAACCGGCCGGACGGCCGTAGCTATTGACACGGTCGGAGCGGGCGAGGGCGAGTTGGTGCTGGTCACTCAGGGCAGTTCGGCCCGGCTGACCGAAACGACCGGCGACGTGCCCACGGACGCGGTGATCATCGGCATCATCGACGCGATACAGATGAAGGACCAGGAGATCTACAAGAAGCAGGGCTGA
- a CDS encoding EutN/CcmL family microcompartment protein: MILGRVVGNAVSTVKHKSLGGARMLVVEPIQAASLDPVLAIDQLGAGAGDIVVLTSDGIYTREVLNDKTSPARWTVMCIADDGQYVMEHLEE, from the coding sequence ATGATACTGGGGCGTGTGGTCGGCAATGCAGTCTCGACGGTCAAGCACAAGTCATTGGGCGGCGCCCGGATGCTGGTGGTTGAGCCGATCCAGGCCGCCTCGCTCGACCCGGTGCTGGCCATCGATCAGCTCGGGGCGGGGGCAGGCGACATCGTGGTGCTGACCAGCGACGGCATTTACACGCGCGAGGTACTCAACGACAAGACCTCGCCGGCCCGCTGGACGGTGATGTGCATCGCCGACGACGGCCAGTATGTGATGGAGCACCTGGAAGAATGA
- a CDS encoding RpiB/LacA/LacB family sugar-phosphate isomerase translates to MSRPVVTAILLEDLRREGKEIRLPEGALVTPAARDWLKEHSLPVTWEKAPAGAPGRLAVVMDPSLSELRMMRAMLDRGGQLAEVIEPAGGRSGMLAATRRLCGKIARGEVAKGVVFAADGPVPVCVANKHNGVRAALGVNIPMTEEACRSLGINVLVLEYPTLTPYQMKQMIDRLLAGASPPAEMLAEIEAVEQGGGRADR, encoded by the coding sequence ATGAGCCGGCCGGTCGTGACCGCGATTCTGCTTGAGGACCTTCGTCGGGAGGGCAAGGAGATCCGGTTGCCCGAGGGGGCCCTGGTGACGCCGGCCGCCCGCGACTGGCTGAAAGAGCATTCGCTGCCGGTCACGTGGGAGAAGGCTCCCGCCGGGGCACCGGGCAGGCTGGCGGTGGTCATGGACCCGTCGCTGTCCGAGTTGCGGATGATGCGGGCTATGCTTGATCGGGGCGGACAGCTGGCCGAGGTCATCGAGCCGGCCGGCGGGCGAAGCGGCATGTTGGCGGCGACCCGGCGGCTGTGCGGCAAAATCGCCCGTGGCGAGGTGGCCAAGGGCGTGGTGTTTGCCGCCGATGGGCCGGTGCCGGTGTGCGTAGCCAACAAGCACAACGGCGTGCGGGCGGCGTTGGGCGTCAACATCCCGATGACCGAGGAGGCCTGCCGCTCGCTGGGGATTAACGTCCTGGTGCTGGAGTACCCGACGCTGACGCCGTACCAGATGAAACAGATGATTGACCGGCTGCTGGCCGGAGCCTCACCGCCGGCGGAGATGTTGGCGGAGATTGAGGCCGTCGAACAGGGGGGCGGACGTGCGGATCGGTGA
- a CDS encoding class II aldolase/adducin family protein, with product MVNEFKLKQEICEIGHKLYEKGFVAANDGNISYRVSENHVLCTPTLVSKGALKPDDICLVDMTGKQLAGKKKRTSEVMLHLEIYKANPKVKAVVHSHPPYATAFSVAGEEIPTCILPEVEVFLGPIPTAVYETPGAQAFARTILPFVNTAKIVVLKNHGTVSWGETLQQAYWWTEILDAYCRILLIAKQVGRVERISPPKVEELLDLKERFGITDDPRRLYNADLCVNIDFGRGYSEPGSTLMKKPEGPMRPPEPVQAPAVSNEEVERVVQEITDRIMSALG from the coding sequence ATGGTTAACGAGTTCAAGCTCAAGCAGGAAATCTGCGAAATCGGCCACAAGCTCTATGAAAAGGGCTTCGTGGCGGCCAACGACGGCAATATCTCCTACCGTGTCAGCGAGAACCACGTGTTGTGCACGCCGACGTTGGTCAGCAAGGGGGCCCTCAAGCCCGATGACATCTGCCTGGTCGACATGACCGGCAAACAGCTTGCGGGCAAGAAGAAGCGGACCAGCGAGGTGATGCTGCACTTGGAGATCTACAAGGCGAATCCAAAGGTGAAGGCGGTGGTTCATTCGCATCCGCCTTACGCGACCGCCTTTTCGGTGGCGGGCGAGGAGATTCCGACCTGTATTCTCCCGGAGGTCGAGGTTTTTCTGGGACCGATTCCGACGGCCGTGTACGAGACACCCGGGGCCCAGGCATTTGCCCGGACGATTCTCCCGTTTGTCAACACCGCGAAGATCGTTGTGCTCAAGAATCACGGCACGGTTTCCTGGGGCGAGACGCTTCAGCAAGCCTACTGGTGGACCGAGATTCTGGACGCCTATTGCCGGATTCTGCTGATCGCCAAGCAGGTGGGACGGGTCGAGCGGATCAGTCCCCCGAAGGTGGAAGAGCTTCTGGATCTCAAGGAGCGCTTCGGCATCACCGACGACCCGCGGCGGCTTTATAACGCGGATCTTTGCGTGAATATCGACTTCGGCCGGGGCTACTCGGAGCCCGGCTCAACCCTCATGAAGAAGCCCGAGGGGCCGATGAGACCTCCGGAACCGGTTCAAGCTCCCGCCGTGAGTAACGAAGAGGTCGAGCGTGTGGTGCAGGAGATCACCGATCGGATTATGAGTGCTCTGGGATGA
- a CDS encoding aldehyde dehydrogenase EutE, protein MSTTVSEALIRDVVSEVLSRLQGNGRVATAPPVPAGGRDGIFQTVDEAVAAAKVAQKRLVAETLETRAKAIKCIRRICLEQKEELARIEYDETRIGRMDHKIEKLIVVGEKVPGMEMLTSEAVSGDHGLTVTEHAPWGVLGVITPVTHSIPTLGCNAIMMIAAGNTLVCNPHPSGARCAAVATQRWNRAIREATGLDNLICLIEKPTLQTADQIFKHPDIAMLVVTGGPGVVAAAMASNKKAIVAGPGNPPVVVDCTADIEKAAAGIIFGHAYDNNLLCIGEKEVIVVEAVADKLLEAFSRHGGYRLNAEQIRAFTAMALHKDEKSGHWLPDKKFVGKDPQVLADAIGIRLPQGTQCLYGEVDEHSPWLPCEQMMPFLPVVRAKSIDQAIAMAVEYEHGFGHTAIIWSRNVENMTKMGKAVDTTIFVKNGACMASLGAGGEGFASFSIATPTGEGITSPMTFTRYRRCVMVDNLRIL, encoded by the coding sequence ATGAGCACGACAGTGAGTGAGGCGTTGATTCGCGATGTGGTCAGTGAGGTGCTGAGCCGACTGCAAGGCAACGGAAGGGTTGCGACGGCGCCGCCGGTTCCGGCAGGCGGCAGGGACGGCATCTTTCAGACCGTCGATGAGGCGGTAGCTGCGGCGAAGGTGGCACAGAAGCGATTGGTGGCCGAGACGCTGGAGACACGGGCCAAGGCCATCAAGTGTATTCGCCGCATCTGCCTCGAACAGAAGGAGGAACTCGCCCGGATCGAGTACGACGAGACGAGAATCGGCCGGATGGACCACAAGATCGAGAAGCTGATCGTGGTCGGCGAGAAGGTGCCGGGGATGGAGATGCTTACCTCCGAGGCGGTCAGCGGCGACCACGGCCTGACGGTCACCGAGCACGCCCCGTGGGGTGTGCTGGGCGTTATTACGCCCGTGACACACTCGATTCCGACGCTCGGCTGCAATGCCATCATGATGATCGCCGCCGGCAACACGCTGGTCTGTAACCCGCACCCGTCGGGGGCCAGGTGTGCTGCCGTCGCCACGCAGCGGTGGAACCGGGCGATCCGCGAGGCGACCGGCCTGGATAACCTGATCTGCCTGATCGAGAAACCGACGCTGCAGACGGCCGACCAGATCTTCAAGCATCCGGATATCGCCATGCTGGTGGTGACCGGCGGTCCGGGTGTGGTCGCAGCCGCGATGGCCAGCAACAAGAAGGCAATCGTTGCCGGCCCGGGCAACCCGCCGGTGGTGGTGGACTGCACGGCCGACATCGAGAAGGCCGCGGCGGGCATCATCTTCGGGCACGCCTACGATAACAACCTGCTGTGCATCGGCGAGAAGGAGGTCATCGTCGTCGAGGCGGTGGCTGACAAGCTGCTCGAGGCTTTCTCGCGGCACGGCGGGTACCGCCTCAACGCCGAGCAGATCCGGGCATTCACGGCGATGGCGTTGCACAAGGACGAGAAGAGCGGCCACTGGTTGCCGGACAAGAAGTTCGTGGGCAAAGATCCGCAGGTTCTGGCCGATGCGATCGGCATCAGGCTGCCGCAGGGCACGCAGTGCCTCTATGGCGAGGTGGATGAGCACAGCCCGTGGCTGCCATGCGAGCAGATGATGCCGTTCCTGCCCGTCGTCCGGGCCAAGAGCATCGATCAGGCGATCGCCATGGCCGTTGAGTACGAGCACGGCTTCGGCCATACGGCCATCATCTGGTCACGCAACGTCGAGAACATGACCAAGATGGGTAAGGCGGTGGACACCACGATATTCGTCAAGAACGGCGCGTGCATGGCTTCGCTGGGTGCCGGCGGCGAGGGTTTTGCCAGCTTCAGCATTGCCACGCCGACTGGTGAGGGCATCACGAGCCCGATGACCTTCACGCGCTATCGCCGGTGCGTGATGGTGGACAACCTGCGCATTCTGTAG
- a CDS encoding BMC domain-containing protein, with translation MAQQALGLIETRGMVALVEATDAALKAANVTYRGWKQVGSGLVTVVLEGDVAAVKAAVDAGAASAAKVGEVVSVDVIARPHGDIGKILPNK, from the coding sequence ATGGCCCAGCAGGCATTGGGATTGATTGAGACTCGCGGCATGGTGGCGCTCGTTGAGGCGACGGATGCGGCCCTGAAGGCGGCGAACGTGACGTATCGCGGCTGGAAGCAGGTCGGGTCCGGCCTGGTGACGGTGGTTCTCGAAGGCGACGTGGCGGCGGTCAAGGCGGCAGTCGACGCAGGTGCGGCCTCGGCGGCGAAGGTCGGCGAGGTGGTCAGCGTGGATGTGATCGCTCGCCCCCACGGCGACATCGGCAAGATATTGCCGAACAAGTGA
- a CDS encoding EutN/CcmL family microcompartment protein — MRIGDVVGRLTLSRCDPKMIGGRFLIVQPHDPKSLRENRPGKGEVVVVYDQLGGRVGDRVGFTEGREAAMPFYPDRVALDAYLVCLLDCVTYTA, encoded by the coding sequence GTGCGGATCGGTGACGTGGTTGGACGGCTGACGCTGAGCAGGTGTGATCCGAAGATGATCGGAGGTCGCTTTCTGATCGTCCAGCCGCACGATCCCAAGTCGCTCCGCGAAAACCGTCCGGGCAAGGGCGAAGTGGTCGTCGTGTACGACCAACTAGGCGGCCGCGTGGGCGATCGGGTCGGTTTCACGGAAGGCCGGGAAGCCGCGATGCCGTTCTATCCCGACCGCGTGGCTTTGGATGCTTATCTGGTATGCCTGCTCGACTGCGTGACCTACACGGCGTGA